The following proteins come from a genomic window of Macaca thibetana thibetana isolate TM-01 chromosome 15, ASM2454274v1, whole genome shotgun sequence:
- the SEC61B gene encoding protein transport protein Sec61 subunit beta: protein MPGPTPSGTSVGSSGRSPSKAVAARAAGSTVRQRKNASCGTRSAGRTTSAGTGGMWRFYTEDSPGLKVGPVPVLVMSLLFIASVFMLHIWGKYTRS from the exons ATG CCTGGTCCTACCCCCAGTGGTACTAGCGTGGGATCCTCAGGGCGCTCTCCCAGCAAAGCCGTGGCCGCCCGGGCGGCGGGATCCACTGTCCGGCAGAG GAAAAATGCCAGCTGTGGGACAAGGAGTGCAGGCCGCACGACCTCGGCAGGCACCGGGGGGATGTGGCGATTCTACACAGAAGATTCACCTGGGCTCAAAGT TGGCCCTGTTCCAGTATTGGTTATGAGTCTTCTGTTCATCGCTTCTGTATTTATGTTGCACATTTGGGGCAAGTACACTCGTTCGTAG
- the ALG2 gene encoding alpha-1,3/1,6-mannosyltransferase ALG2 produces MAEEQARQRDLVPKPSVLFLHPDLGVGGAERLVLDAALALQARGCNVKIWTAHYDPGHCFAESRELPVHCAGDWLPRGLGWGGHGAAVCAYVRMVFLALYVLFLADEEFDVVVCDQVSACIPVFRLARRRKKILFYCHFPDLLLTKRDSFLKRLYRAPIDWIEEYTTGMADCILVNSQFTAAVFKKTFKTLSHIDPDVLYPSLNVTSFDSVVPEKLDDLVPKGKKFLLLSINRYERKKNLTLALEALVQLRGRLTSQDWERVHLIMAGGYDERVLENVEHYQELKQMVQQSDLGQYVTFLRSFSDKQKISLLHSCTCVLYTPSNEHFGIVPLEAMYMQCPVIAVNSGGPLESIDHSVTGFLCEPDPVHFSEAIEKFIREPSLKATMGLAGRAKVKEKFSPEAFTEQLYQYVTKLLV; encoded by the exons ATGGCGGAGGAGCAGGCCCGGCAACGGGACCTGGTTCCCAAGCCGTCGGTGCTGTTCCTGCACCCAGACCTCGGCGTAGGAGGCGCTGAGCGTCTGGTGTTGGACGCGGCGTTGGCGCTGCAGGCGCGCGGGTGTAACGTGAAGATCTGGACAGCGCACTACGATCCGGGCCACTGCTTCGCCGAGAGCCGCGAACTACCGGTGCACTGTGCCGGAGACTGGCTGCCGCGCGGCCTGGGCTGGGGCGGCCACGGCGCCGCCGTCTGCGCCTACGTGCGCATGGTCTTCCTGGCGCTCTACGTGCTGTTCCTCGCCGACGAGGAGTTCGACGTGGTAGTGTGCGACCAG GTGTCTGCCTGTATTCCAGTGTTCAGGCTGGCTAGACGGCGGAAGAAGATCCTGTTTTACTGTCACTTCCCAGATCTGCTTCTCACCAAGAGAGATTCTTTTCTTAAACGGTTATACAGGGCCCCGATTGACTGGATAGAGGAATACACCACAGGCATGGCAGACTGCATCTTAGTCAACAGCCAGTTCACTGCTgctgtttttaagaaaacattcaagaccctgtctcacataGACCCTGATGTCCTCTATCCATCTCTAAATGTCACCAGCTTTGATTCAGTTGTTCCTGAAAAGCTTGATGACCTAGTCCCCAAGGGGAAAAAATTCCTGCTGCTCTCTATCAACAGATacgaaaggaagaaaaatctgaCTTTGGCATTGGAAGCCCTAGTACAGCTGCGTGGAAGATTGACATCCCAAGATTGGGAGAGGGTTCATCTGATCATGGCAGGTGGTTATGACGAGAGAGTCCTGGAGAATGTGGAACATTACCAGGAATTGAAGCAAATGGTCCAACAGTCTGACCTTGGCCAGTATGTGACCTTCTTGAggtctttctcagacaaacagAAAATCTCCCTCCTCCACAGCTGCACGTGTGTGCTTTACACACCAAGCAATGAGCACTTTGGCATTGTCCCTCTGGAAGCCATGTACATGCAGTGCCCAGTCATTGCTGTTAATTCTGGGGGACCCTTGGAGTCCATTGACCACAGTGTCACAGGGTTTCTGTGTGAGCCTGACCCAGTGCACTTCTCAGAAGCAATAGAAAAGTTCATCCGTGAACCTTCCTTAAAAGCCACCATGGGCCTGGCTGGAAGAGCCAAGGTGAAGGAAAAATTTTCCCCTGAAGCATTTACGGAACAGCTCTACCAATATGTTACCAAACTGCTGGTATAA